The Engystomops pustulosus chromosome 4, aEngPut4.maternal, whole genome shotgun sequence genome contains a region encoding:
- the HDDC3 gene encoding guanosine-3',5'-bis(diphosphate) 3'-pyrophosphohydrolase MESH1, with protein MEGLSANFKHFLHVAQEKLYGACAVPCPGVMADVAGVLEAAHFAAEKHKAQRRKDVEETPYINHPIGVSRILSHEAGIGDLSVLQAALLHDTVEDTNTTFLEIEEKFGPEVRRIVEEVTDDKTLPKMTRKQQQIEHAPHCSHKAKLVKLADKLYNLRDLKRSTPKGWSEDRVQEYFQWAFQVVNGLRGTNAVMEKQLDQLFTERGVLG; from the exons atggaAGGTCTTTCAGCCAACTTTAAACATTTTCTCCATGTAGCTCAGGAAAAGCTgtacggcgcatgcgcagtgccgtGCCCGGGTGTCATGGCTGATGTTGCCGGTGTTCTAGAAGCGGCGCACTTCGCTGCCGAAAAGCATAAAGCGCAGAGGAGGAAGGATGTGGAGGAGACGCCATATATAAACCACCCCATAG GAGTTTCAAGAATATTATCTCATGAGGCTGGAATCGGTGATCTATCAGTGCTGCAG GCAGCTCTTCTACATGATACTGTTGAAGATACAAACACAACATTTCTGGAAATAGAGGAGAAGTTTGGACCCGAGGTGAGAAGGATAGTTGAAGAGGTCACCGATGACAAGACTTTGCCAAAGATGACAAGAAAACAGCAgcagatagagcatgctccacaCTGCAGCCACAAAGCTAAGCTGGTCAAGTTAGCCGACAAGTTGTACAATCTGCGGGACCTGAAgcgcagcactccaaaag GTTGGTCAGAAGATCGGGTACAAGAATATTTCCAGTGGGCATTCCAGGTTGTGAATGGTCTTCGAGGCACAAATGCAGTCATGGAAAAACAACTGGACCAGCTATTTACAGAAAGGGGAGTTTTAGGTTGA